The Streptomyces sp. NL15-2K genome contains a region encoding:
- a CDS encoding helix-turn-helix domain-containing protein, whose product MGPDAFARHDLGSAALVIISALHAHRHQTVSELVGPSSVSRATTHRTLQRLADHGFVQHTGETWALAPRYTGGLRFPPPGRGHRSRRSAGSGRSRAPSRRRPRLLPRPRSPS is encoded by the coding sequence ATGGGCCCCGACGCCTTCGCCCGTCACGACCTCGGCAGCGCCGCCCTCGTGATCATCAGCGCTCTGCACGCACACCGGCATCAGACGGTCAGCGAGCTCGTCGGTCCCTCCTCGGTCTCCCGCGCCACCACCCACCGGACCCTGCAACGCCTCGCCGACCACGGCTTCGTCCAGCACACGGGGGAGACCTGGGCACTCGCGCCGCGGTACACCGGAGGGCTTCGGTTTCCGCCTCCCGGACGCGGACATCGGTCTCGCCGCAGCGCCGGATCCGGTCGTTCACGAGCTCCTTCCCGAAGAAGGCCGCGGCTCTTGCCAAGACCTCGTTCGCCTTCTTGA
- a CDS encoding ROK family transcriptional regulator → MTSYSPGGSLRTLRLSNAAAVLRTVAEAGPLHRAEIARRVELSRTTVTTITRELIEGGVLVESLDDNRGPEVDGRAGGHLMLTPTAAWAGGVNLTLDGVAARVHDLAGGELGTAQRELAPTDDGERRAELATEALDEALERAGGHRGRLLAVGFGLPGQIDPSEGVVHGALDDQPWHGVNALDVMSNRLGVPVLVENNVRLETLAECRWGDARDVENLIYVHISSGLAIGIVIAGQLHRGADGGAGEFGHVSIDIEGPACRCGNRGCLVLKAGGSAVGRRLRDVLGDSAKLSDIVAASAAGNRAVRNVLRDVGGVVGRELASVCNLLNPELVVVGGQTASAGDVLLEPLREDLARHTLAPRGAPKVVPSLLPAGADAGAWGAIALVLASVHSSPTALERLLELGAASVERRAHSS, encoded by the coding sequence ATGACGTCGTACTCGCCCGGGGGCTCGCTCCGCACGCTGCGCCTGTCCAACGCGGCCGCCGTTCTTCGCACAGTCGCCGAAGCCGGTCCGCTGCACCGCGCCGAGATCGCTCGTCGCGTCGAACTCTCGCGTACCACGGTCACCACGATCACCAGAGAGCTGATCGAGGGCGGCGTGCTGGTCGAGTCGCTCGACGACAATCGCGGACCGGAGGTCGACGGTCGCGCCGGCGGACATCTGATGCTCACTCCGACGGCGGCGTGGGCCGGTGGGGTCAACCTGACGCTCGATGGCGTCGCAGCGCGCGTTCATGATCTGGCCGGCGGCGAGCTCGGTACCGCACAGCGCGAGCTCGCACCGACGGACGACGGAGAGCGTCGTGCTGAACTCGCGACGGAAGCGCTCGACGAGGCGCTCGAGCGGGCCGGCGGCCATCGTGGTCGGCTGCTCGCTGTCGGGTTCGGCCTGCCCGGCCAGATCGATCCGTCCGAAGGCGTCGTGCATGGCGCGCTCGACGATCAGCCCTGGCATGGCGTGAACGCGCTCGATGTGATGTCGAACCGGCTCGGAGTCCCCGTCCTGGTCGAGAACAACGTCCGGCTCGAGACCCTCGCAGAATGCCGCTGGGGCGACGCCCGCGACGTCGAGAACCTTATTTACGTGCACATCTCGAGCGGTCTCGCCATCGGCATAGTGATCGCCGGCCAGTTGCACCGCGGCGCCGACGGAGGAGCCGGCGAGTTCGGGCATGTCTCGATCGATATCGAGGGCCCCGCGTGCCGCTGCGGCAATCGAGGATGTTTGGTGCTGAAGGCGGGCGGATCTGCCGTGGGCCGGCGTCTGCGCGACGTGCTCGGCGACTCGGCGAAGCTCTCCGACATCGTGGCCGCCTCCGCCGCAGGCAACCGTGCGGTGCGCAATGTCCTGAGGGACGTGGGCGGTGTCGTCGGTCGCGAACTGGCAAGCGTCTGCAACCTGCTCAACCCCGAGCTGGTCGTCGTGGGCGGCCAGACGGCATCGGCCGGTGACGTCCTGCTCGAGCCGCTGCGCGAGGACCTGGCGCGTCACACCCTCGCTCCCCGGGGTGCGCCAAAGGTCGTACCGTCGCTGCTCCCGGCAGGCGCCGACGCCGGCGCATGGGGGGCTATCGCGCTCGTACTCGCGAGCGTGCACTCGTCGCCGACGGCGTTGGAGCGCCTTCTCGAGCTGGGTGCCGCGTCTGTTGAACGGCGCGCGCACAGCTCCTGA
- a CDS encoding YfhO family protein — protein MVTVIAFCAADVVARSFPFGPRTRSVNDLGNQYVPFHAHLWDLLHGKADGGLLVNWQSGFGASFLPDLGTYLTSPFALLVAVFPRDEIDLAVYVITVLKVACAGAAMAWLLLSLRPGRWWAAGLLGASYALCGWTVASAVYNVMWLDGLIALPLLCLVGEWMLTGRRPVLGVLVVAAVWIANFYTAYMATLAAGLVLLLRLWVSGLPRRQKLGAAGRAGLTVALGIGLAAPLVAVVYFGTTHASPGRFRGFTPVATEDLLARLLPTTYSFGSPALYVGTTALLLALALPFHRAAPRQVRTGWTLLVVGVTLSMQWGPTQLLWHAFAAPQGSSYRQAFVLCALLVIAAWHSLSYGPPDRRALCAAGALLALIAALASRSDLVRSFAWPVLLLAAVGALAGLALLRRTDGERPLSNGRRSAPAVLAVVLLLGTQLGEATATSAVATRMRLGHMDDYAPWGDRRQQQAEAIAQADGWPRYRTDPGREQTVGNDPLLVGGQGAQYYSSHTSDLLFRMLTALGGGWTSGGRSLQSLDNAVTDVIFSVGARVHSPPDPHQNWFPQDGSRVTVSRQAVPPLVTVRPSGASARTNVSAFGSSPYRNQELLLGTRVYTVPRLTVRTGAGGRTVTAQCPADSEVYLWAPHFAGTARLTGASARGLTGRFRSDPVSKIAAMQRLGTVPASGRLRIELSRNGTGPVPDGAVGCLDTARLRTAVGRLKATGATEVTVSGGTIRAELPAGSTGTAVVAAPRIAGWRCAAGDATAVPAGQHLGLIAVPLDGSSTSVTCTFHPPGLRLGTAAGGVSLLALILLGTLTAVRRRRRFHARSVT, from the coding sequence CTGGTCACGGTCATCGCGTTCTGCGCCGCAGACGTCGTCGCCCGCAGCTTCCCCTTCGGTCCCCGCACCCGGAGCGTCAACGACCTGGGCAACCAGTACGTGCCGTTCCACGCACACCTGTGGGATCTGCTGCACGGAAAGGCCGACGGCGGTCTCCTCGTCAATTGGCAGTCCGGATTCGGCGCGAGTTTCCTCCCCGATCTCGGTACGTACCTCACCAGCCCGTTCGCTCTGCTCGTGGCGGTGTTTCCGCGGGACGAGATCGACCTCGCGGTGTATGTGATCACCGTGCTGAAGGTCGCGTGCGCCGGCGCCGCCATGGCCTGGCTGCTGCTGAGCCTGCGGCCCGGCCGCTGGTGGGCGGCGGGACTGCTGGGCGCGTCCTACGCCCTGTGCGGCTGGACCGTGGCGAGCGCCGTCTACAACGTGATGTGGCTCGACGGCCTCATCGCCCTGCCGCTGCTGTGCCTGGTCGGCGAATGGATGCTGACCGGACGGCGCCCCGTCCTCGGGGTGTTGGTCGTGGCGGCGGTCTGGATCGCCAACTTCTACACGGCGTACATGGCCACCCTCGCCGCCGGTCTCGTCCTGCTCCTGCGGCTGTGGGTCTCCGGACTCCCGCGGCGCCAGAAGCTCGGCGCGGCGGGCCGGGCCGGCCTGACCGTCGCACTCGGCATCGGCCTGGCCGCACCGCTGGTGGCGGTGGTGTACTTCGGCACCACCCACGCCTCCCCCGGCAGATTCAGGGGCTTCACGCCGGTGGCGACGGAGGACCTGCTGGCCCGCCTGCTGCCGACGACGTACAGCTTCGGTTCCCCGGCCCTCTACGTGGGCACCACGGCGCTGCTGCTCGCCCTCGCCCTGCCCTTCCACCGGGCAGCGCCCCGGCAGGTGCGCACCGGGTGGACCCTGCTGGTGGTCGGGGTGACGCTGTCGATGCAGTGGGGCCCGACCCAACTGCTCTGGCACGCCTTCGCCGCACCGCAGGGCAGTTCGTACCGCCAGGCCTTCGTGCTGTGCGCGCTGCTGGTGATCGCGGCCTGGCACTCGCTCTCGTACGGCCCGCCCGACCGGCGCGCGCTGTGCGCGGCGGGCGCGCTGCTGGCACTCATCGCCGCCCTCGCGAGCCGGAGCGACCTGGTGCGCTCCTTCGCGTGGCCGGTGCTGCTCCTGGCCGCCGTGGGCGCGCTGGCCGGACTGGCCCTGCTGCGCCGCACTGACGGTGAACGTCCCCTCAGCAACGGGCGCCGCAGCGCGCCGGCCGTGCTCGCCGTGGTGCTGCTCCTCGGTACGCAACTCGGGGAGGCCACCGCCACCTCCGCCGTGGCCACCCGGATGCGGCTCGGGCACATGGACGACTACGCGCCCTGGGGGGACCGGCGGCAGCAGCAGGCGGAGGCGATCGCACAGGCCGACGGCTGGCCCCGGTACCGTACCGACCCCGGCCGGGAGCAGACCGTCGGCAACGACCCGCTGCTGGTGGGTGGCCAGGGAGCCCAGTACTACAGCAGCCACACCTCCGACCTGCTCTTCCGCATGCTCACCGCCCTCGGGGGCGGCTGGACCTCGGGCGGCCGCAGTCTGCAGAGCCTGGACAACGCCGTCACGGACGTGATCTTCTCCGTCGGCGCGCGCGTGCACTCCCCGCCGGACCCGCATCAGAACTGGTTCCCGCAGGACGGCAGCCGAGTGACCGTGTCCCGGCAGGCCGTACCACCCCTGGTCACGGTACGACCGTCCGGCGCCTCCGCGCGCACGAACGTTTCTGCCTTCGGGTCCTCGCCGTACCGCAACCAGGAACTGCTGCTGGGCACCCGTGTCTACACCGTGCCCCGCCTCACGGTGCGGACCGGCGCCGGCGGGCGGACGGTCACGGCCCAGTGCCCGGCGGACAGCGAGGTGTACCTGTGGGCGCCGCACTTCGCGGGCACCGCACGGCTCACCGGCGCCTCCGCACGCGGCCTGACCGGGCGGTTCAGGTCCGACCCGGTCAGCAAGATCGCCGCCATGCAGCGGCTCGGCACGGTTCCGGCGTCCGGGCGCCTGCGCATCGAACTGTCCCGCAACGGGACAGGCCCCGTCCCGGACGGCGCGGTCGGCTGCCTGGACACCGCACGGCTGCGCACCGCCGTCGGGCGGCTCAAGGCCACCGGCGCCACCGAGGTGACCGTCTCCGGCGGCACGATCCGGGCGGAACTCCCCGCCGGCAGCACGGGGACCGCCGTCGTCGCGGCCCCCCGGATCGCCGGTTGGCGCTGTGCCGCGGGCGACGCCACCGCCGTACCCGCGGGACAGCACCTCGGACTGATCGCCGTGCCCCTCGACGGCTCCTCGACCAGCGTCACCTGCACGTTCCACCCGCCCGGTCTGCGGCTGGGCACGGCTGCCGGGGGCGTCTCCCTCCTGGCCCTGATCCTGCTGGGCACCCTCACCGCCGTCCGCCGACGGCGCCGATTCCATGCCCGTTCTGTGACGTGA
- a CDS encoding AAA family ATPase, whose product MIVWLNGTHGAGKTTTSALVQPLLPDSRIFDAEKVGETLMDISPGLPETDNFQHWPPWRPLVVETARRVLDYAGGTLVMPMTVLVEQYWREISTGLAHHGIPVRHFVLHADQDTLRGRIASDTVLGPNSPFRLKYLEPYAEAARTWLHHEAEVVDTTHLTPAQAALQIAEAVKG is encoded by the coding sequence ATGATCGTATGGCTCAACGGCACCCACGGCGCAGGCAAGACGACGACCAGCGCACTCGTGCAGCCACTCCTCCCGGATTCAAGGATCTTCGACGCCGAGAAAGTCGGCGAGACACTCATGGACATCTCGCCGGGGCTGCCCGAGACGGACAACTTCCAGCACTGGCCGCCGTGGCGGCCGCTCGTCGTCGAGACCGCCCGCCGCGTACTCGACTACGCCGGCGGCACTCTGGTGATGCCCATGACTGTCCTGGTCGAGCAGTACTGGCGCGAGATCAGCACGGGCCTCGCCCACCATGGCATTCCGGTACGGCACTTCGTCCTCCACGCCGACCAGGACACCCTCCGCGGACGCATCGCGAGTGACACCGTTCTCGGCCCCAACTCCCCATTCCGTCTCAAGTATCTCGAGCCCTACGCCGAGGCGGCCCGCACGTGGCTGCACCACGAGGCCGAGGTCGTCGACACGACGCACCTCACGCCCGCCCAGGCCGCTCTGCAGATCGCGGAGGCCGTCAAGGGCTGA